In one Cottoperca gobio chromosome 12, fCotGob3.1, whole genome shotgun sequence genomic region, the following are encoded:
- the pou5f3 gene encoding POU domain, class 5, transcription factor 1, whose translation MSERAQSPECQIRPYDFSRTNHCTQVLGHESLGSAAPFQLPHGVLTDPSLLYNKSAYSGITSASAQTFFPFPPVTGDYRGSDLTTGEFGQPKHWYPFAAPEYTGQVPGVIAASQPITLSPPIAETREQIKLPEIKTEKDTGDDYSTELKIQQYPTAASAAMSHGVFYSPAWNPSFWPGITHITPPGSNNQNPSTSSASSPSMSPSPPSNGLPGNAFFSVNTTQTAAGPQTQNPASSTRSSGSSSGGCSDSEEENLSTEELEQFAKELKHKRITLGFTQADVGLALGNLYGKMFSQTTICRFEALQLSFKNMCKLKPLLQRWLNEAETSDNPQDMYKIERVFVDTRKRKRRTSLEGAVRSALETYFIKCPKPNTQEITHISDDLGLERDVVRVWFCNRRQKGKRLALPLDEECDGQYYEQSPSPLNMAHSPIPNQGYPVSSYHGAPPPTLYMPQLHRPDVLKQGLHPGLVSHLTG comes from the exons ATGTCTGAAAGAGCACAGAGTCCAGAGTGCCAAATCCGGCCTTATGACTTCAGCCGGACCAACCACTGCACCCAGGTTTTGGGTCATGAGAGTTTGGGCAGCGCTGCGCCATTCCAGCTTCCTCACGGTGTCCTGACAGACCCGAGCCTCCTCTACAACAAATCAGCTTATAGTGGCATCACATCGGCATCCGCGCAGACCTTTTTCCCTTTCCCACCCGTCACCGGTGACTACAGGGGATCCGACCTGACGACTGGAGAGTTTGGGCAACCTAAGCACTGGTATCCCTTCGCTGCGCCTGAGTACACCGGTCAGGTACCCGGTGTAATCGCAGCTTCCCAGCCTATAACCCTGAGTCCCCCCATAGCCGAAACCCGGGAGCAAATCAAACTTCCCGAAATAAAGACTGAGAAGGACACCGGTGATGACTACTCCACGGAGTTAAAGATTCAGCAATACCCAACTGCAGCCTCTGCTGCCATGTCCCATGGAGTCTTCTACTCTCCGGCCTGGAACCCGTCCTTCTGGCCCGGGATCACCCACATCACACCACCTGGCAGCAATAATCAAAATCCCTCAACATCCTCTGCTTCTTCGCCATCTATGTCCCCGTCACCACCAAGCAACGGACTTCCTGGGAACGCATTTTTCAGTGTGAACACAACCCAGACTGCCGCCGGGCCCCAGACACAGAACCCGGCCTCCTCCACACGGAGCAGCGGGTCCTCCAGCGGCGGGTGCAGCGACTCTGAGGAG GAGAATCTTTCCACAGAAGAACTGGAGCAGTTTGCAAAGGAGCTGAAACACAAACGCATTACCTTGGGTTTCACTCAAGCTGATGTTGGCCTTGCCCTGGGTAACCTTTATG GTAAGATGTTCAGCCAGACGACCATTTGCCGCTTTGAGGCTCTGCAGCTGAGCTTCAAGAACATGTGCAAGCTGAAGCCCCTACTTCAGAGATGGCTGAATGAGGCAGAGACCTCGGACAATCCCCAGGAC ATGTACAAGATTGAGAGAGTATTTGTTGACACCAGAAAGAGGAAGCGGAGGACGAGTCTGGAAGGAGCTGTGCGCTCTGCTCTGGAGACTTACTTCATCAAGTGTCCCAAGCCCAACACCCAGGAGATCACACACATCTCGGATGACCTGGGTCTGGAGAGGGAT GTTGTACGTGTTTGGTTCTGCAACCGGAGACAGAAAGGAAAGCGCCTGGCCTTGCCACTAGACGAGGAGTGCGACGGCCAGTACTACGAGCAGAGTCCTTCCCCACTGAACATGGCCCACTCTCCCATTCCCAATCAAGGCTACCCTGTTTCCAGCTACCACGGCGCACCTCCTCCCACACTCTACATGCCCCAGCTACATCGGCCCGATGTCCTGAAACAAGGCCTGCACCCCGGACTGGTTAGTCACCTGACTGGATAA
- the fut7 gene encoding alpha-(1,3)-fucosyltransferase 7 yields the protein MACANIKKTVLNSMKKCLLISFVCILPLCLLNGWPRGFLAPTAAKHSTFRHNSSSRSVTILMWYWPFGRSFSLRGDVCWDLYRIPHCRLVDQRSLFPSADVVVFHHRELGLLHQTLPLDLPRPQGQRWAWMSLEAPVNNRNLRPYANIFNMTISYRRDADVSIPYGELLPKEAEGHLVEVVPLNKSSLVCWVVSNYRSNHKRSKVYKELNAIIPVKVYGRWAKTPLSTEALLPTISRCYFYLAFENSITKDYVTEKLWRNAYQGGAVPVVLGPPLSDYKSVAPPHSFIHVDEFASVKDLGQYLQQLAEDKKRYSEYFTWKHQWRVKLHSDWRERLCKICSQYNSLPREKVYSNLETWVYANNP from the coding sequence GCTTGTGCTAACATTAAGAAGACTGTACTCAACTCAATGAAGAAGTGCCTCCTCATCTCCTTTGTCTGTATTTTACCGCTGTGTCTTCTCAATGGATGGCCGAGAGGATTCCTGGCCCCGACAGCCGCAAAACACTCCACTTTCCgtcacaacagcagcagtagaaGTGTCACCATCTTGATGTGGTACTGGCCCTTCGGCAGGTCATTTAGCCTGAGGGGCGACGTGTGCTGGGACCTCTACCGCATCCCTCACTGTAGACTTGTGGATCAGCGCTCCTTGTTCCCCTCAGCTGATGTGGTGGTGTTCCACCACAGAGAGCTGGGCCTACTTCACCAAACGCTGCCCCTTGACCTTCCAAGGCCGCAGGGCCAGAGGTGGGCCTGGATGTCCCTGGAAGCCCCTGTTAACAACAGAAATTTGCGTCCGTATGCAAATATCTTCAACATGACCATCTCCTACAGGAGGGATGCTGATGTCTCCATACCTTACGGCGAGCTATTACCAAAGGAGGCTGAAGGACATCTGGTGGAAGTCGTCCCTCTGAATAAGAGCTCCTTGGTCTGTTGGGTGGTCAGCAACTACAGGAGCAACCACAAGAGAAGCAAAGTGTACAAAGAGCTCAATGCCATAATTCCTGTGAAGGTTTACGGCCGTTGGGCAAAGACGCCCCTCTCCACTGAAGCCCTCTTACCCACAATCTCTCGCTGCTATTTCTATTTGGCTTTTGAGAACTCAATCACCAAAGATTACGTCACAGAGAAGCTGTGGAGAAATGCTTACCAAGGCGGGGCGGTGCCTGTCGTCCTCGGACCGCCATTAAGCGACTACAAATCTGTGGCTCCACCTCATTCTTTTATCCATGTTGATGAGTTTGCATCAGTTAAAGACTTAGGACAGTATCTACAACAGCTTGCAGAGGACAAGAAACGCTACAGTGAGTATTTCACCTGGAAACATCAGTGGAGAGTGAAACTACACAGCGACTGGAGGGAGAGGCTATGTAAAATCTGCTCACAGTACAACAGTTTACCTCGGGAGAAGGTTTACTCCAATTTAGAGACCTGGGTCTACGCTAATAACCCTTGA